TGAGGAGGGCGACCGACCCGTCCTTGAGCTTGCCGATGGCCGCGCGGAGGCCGGCGACATCCTTCACGGGGGCGCCGTTCACCTCGAGGATCACGTCGCCCACCTCGATCTCCTGGACCTTGCTGCCCGAGGCGAACCCGTCGACCCGCACCCCGCCGCCCGGGGCCTCGGAGACCTGGATGCCGAGCTTCTCGGCGCTCAGCTGGCGCTCGGGCCGGGCGCCCTGGCTCGGCCGCTCACGGCCCGCCGCGTCGCCCTCCTCGTCTTGCAGCGCGTCCAGCTTGGCCGTGACCTGTTGCTGCTTCTGGGCGCGCACCAGCGTCACCGCGATCTCGGCGCCGGGCGCGTTGCGCGCCACGTTGCGCCGCAGCTCCTCGGCGTGGTTGATGGGGACGCCGTTCACGTTCACGATCACGTCGCCCGGCTTGATGCCGGCGCGCGCGGCCGCGCCGCCCGGCTCGACCTCGGCGACGAGCGCGCCCCGAGGCCCGTCCAGGTGGAGCGCGCTGGCGAGATCGCGCGTGACGGGCTGGAACAGGAGGCCGAGCTTGCCGCGCTCGACGAAGCCCTTCTCACGGAGCTGCGGGAGCACGTCCTTCAGCGCGTCGATCGGGATCGCGAAGCCGATGCCGTTCGCGCCCGCCCGGATCGCGGTGTTGATGCCCACGACCTCGCCCCGCCAGTTGAACAGCGGGCCGCCGCTGTTGCCCGGGTTGATCGACGCGTCGGTCTGGATGAAGTCGTCGTACGGCCCAGCGCCGATCGCGCGCGCCTTCGCGCTGACGATGCCGAGCGTGACCGTGTGGCCGAGCCCGAAGGGGTTGCCGACCGCGAGCACGTGCTCGCCGACCCGCAGCTGCTCGCTCGCCCCGAGCGGCGCCACAGGCAGGCCGCTCGCGCCCTTCAGGCGGAGGAGCGCGAGATCGAGCTTGGGATCGCGGCCGACGACCTCGGCATCGAACTCCCGCTCGTCGGCGAGCCGCACGCGGACGCCGGACGCGTCGTGGATGACGTGCTCGTTCGTCACGACGTAGCCGCTCGGGTCGATGATGAAGCCGGTACCGAGCGCCGTCTGGGTCGGCTGCTGGCCCCGCGGGTTGAGCCGGCCGCCGCCTTGCGGGCCTTGCGGACCGAAGAAGAACTGGAAGGGGTCGAGCCCTTCGGGGCCCTGGACCTCATGCGTCGTCGTGATGTTGACGACCATCGGCTTGACCCGCTCTGACAGGGCGGCGACATCGAAGGTGGCCGGCACCGGCGCCGTCGCCGGCGGGAGCGTCACGGTCGCCACCGGCGGCGCCGCGGCCTGCGGCGAGGCAGCGGCCTGGGTGGAAGGCGGCGCGG
The DNA window shown above is from Sorangium aterium and carries:
- a CDS encoding Do family serine endopeptidase translates to MIQAVSYRSRASALALLMAAGLALGGCGQQAHAAPPSTQAAASPQAAAPPVATVTLPPATAPVPATFDVAALSERVKPMVVNITTTHEVQGPEGLDPFQFFFGPQGPQGGGRLNPRGQQPTQTALGTGFIIDPSGYVVTNEHVIHDASGVRVRLADEREFDAEVVGRDPKLDLALLRLKGASGLPVAPLGASEQLRVGEHVLAVGNPFGLGHTVTLGIVSAKARAIGAGPYDDFIQTDASINPGNSGGPLFNWRGEVVGINTAIRAGANGIGFAIPIDALKDVLPQLREKGFVERGKLGLLFQPVTRDLASALHLDGPRGALVAEVEPGGAAARAGIKPGDVIVNVNGVPINHAEELRRNVARNAPGAEIAVTLVRAQKQQQVTAKLDALQDEEGDAAGRERPSQGARPERQLSAEKLGIQVSEAPGGGVRVDGFASGSKVQEIEVGDVILEVNGAPVKDVAGLRAAIGKLKDGSVALLKVRRGKLVQFAAVPIPAR